A DNA window from Hoplias malabaricus isolate fHopMal1 chromosome 5, fHopMal1.hap1, whole genome shotgun sequence contains the following coding sequences:
- the LOC136697229 gene encoding histone H3: MARTKQTARKSTGGKAPRKQLATKAARKSAPATGGVKKPHRYRPGTVALREIRRYQKSTELLIRKLPFQRLVREIAQDFKTDLRFQSSAVMALQEASEAYLVGLFEDTNLCAIHAKRVTIMPKDIQLARRIRGERA; the protein is encoded by the coding sequence ATGGCAAGAACTAAGCAGACCGCTCGTAAGTCCACCGGTGGTAAAGCTCCAAGGAAGCAGCTGGCTACCAAAGCCGCACGAAAAAGCGCCCCAGCCACCGGCGGCGTGAAGAAGCCTCACCGTTACAGGCCTGGTACTGTGGCCCTGCGGGAGATTCGCCGCTACCAGAAGTCAACTGAGCTGCTCATCCGCAAGCTGCCCTTCCAGCGCCTGGTTCGTGAGATTGCTCAAGATTTCAAAACCGATCTCCGTTTCCAGAGCTCTGCCGTCATGGCTCTCCAGGAGGCCAGCGAAGCCTACTTGGTTGGGCTGTTTGAAGACACCAACCTGTGCGCCATCCACGCCAAGAGAGTCACTATCATGCCCAAAGACATTCAGCTGGCTCGCCGTATCCGCGGAGAGCGCGCATAA